In Eubalaena glacialis isolate mEubGla1 chromosome 4, mEubGla1.1.hap2.+ XY, whole genome shotgun sequence, one DNA window encodes the following:
- the SNAPC2 gene encoding snRNA-activating protein complex subunit 2 produces MKPPQRRRAAPARYLGEVTGPAAWSAREKRQLLRLLQARRGQPEPDAAELARQLSGRSEVEIQDFLRHLKGRVVRKATQRMHPGGPQGPRRRETQTPAPIEVWMDLAEKITGPLEEALTVAFSQVLTIAATEPNSLLHSKPPKPTQARGKLLLLSAPGGQEDLGPEAPGPAPEAPRRQESPGPAPKTQGPAPEASSESLAGPSAEEDFSVDFEKIYKYLSSISRGGQGPELSAAESAVVLDLLMALPEELSRLPCTALVEHMSDMYLHLMAPQPNPASGGLGSGAEADGTGSRGQEEAGQATPQAPENAGPSEPIPTWQAAGICPLNPFLVPLELLGRVATPAR; encoded by the exons ATGAAGCCCCCGCAGCGGCGGCGAGCGGCCCCGGCGCGCTATCTGGGTGAGGTGACCGGCCCCGCGGCCTGGAGCGCCCGCGAGAAGCGGCAGCTGTTACGACTACTGCAGGCGCGACGGGGCCAGCCGGAGCCGGACGCCGCCGAACTGGCCCGGCAGCTGTCGGGCCGGAGCGAGGTCGAG ATCCAGGACTTTCTCCGGCACCTCAAGGGTCGAGTGGTCCGAAAGGCCACTCAGAGGATGCATCCAGGTGGCCCACAGGGTCCAAGGCGCCGGGAAACACAGACCCCGGCCCCCATCGAG GTGTGGATGGATCTGGCTGAGAAGATAACAGGCCCGCTGGAGGAGGCCCTGACCGTGGCTTTCTCACAG GTGCTCACCATCGCGGCCACGGAGCCCAACAGCCTCCTGCACTCCAAGCCCCCCAAGCCCACGCAGGCTCGTGGAAAGCTACTGCTCCTCAGCGCCCCTGGAGGGCAGGAGGACCTGGGCCCTGAGGCTCCTGGCCCCGCCCCTGAGGCCCCTCGACGGCAGGAGTCTCCTGGCCCCGCCCCCAAGACGCAAGGCCCTGCCCCTGAGGCATCCTCTGAGTCCCTGGCTGGCCCGTCCGCTGAGGAAGACTTTTCTGTGGACTTTGAGAAGATCTACAAGTACCTGTCGTCCATCTCCCGCGGCGGCCAAGGCCCCGAGCTTTCCGCAGCTG AGTCAGCTGTGGTCCTTGACCTGCTCATGGCACTTCCTGAGGAGTTGTCCCGCCTGCCCTGCACCGCCCTGGTTGAACATATGTCGGATATGTACCTACACCTGATGGCCCCCCAGCCCAACCCTGCCAGTGGGGGCCTGGGGTCTGGGGCTGAGGCTGACGGGACAGGTTCCAGGGGGCAAGAGGAGGCTGGCCAGGCCACTCCTCAGGCCCCTGAGAATGCTGGGCCCAGCGAACCGATACCCACTTGGCAAGCAGCTGGGATCTGCCCCCTGAACCCATTCCTGGTACCCCTGGAGCTTCTGGGCCGGGTGGCCACCCCTGCAAGGTGA
- the TGFBR3L gene encoding transforming growth factor-beta receptor type 3-like protein isoform X1 — protein MSAHQCAAPAPCLPKWPPSQGQSRLPTCWAQCCLSRSSMLGTVILLLALLPGTTTVPSEPAASLFPAAPGPRLRRPLFSLELSDAEDAFPRRAGPLEVPADSRVFVQAALARPSPRWGMALHRCSVTPSSRPTPGPALALLRGGCSADSSVTFPTPRPLPGAARPARFSFRLRPVFNASVQFLHCQLSRCRRFRGARQSPAPLTLSPPSPCLPQDEACAGAGSGRDESLGADSPHLHTLTQPIVVTVPRLPPSEHAVVLSGGLWGREGGWRGHLRHEPSLCVVLLTGPPKGVPGTAVRPEPPAPAPGVLEPAPVVALVLAAFVLGAALAAGLGLVCAHSGTNLGPPGSPPGPQPIPTSPDPWSRRSQPARA, from the exons ATGTCGGCCCATCAGTGTGCCGCCCCCGCTCCCTGCCTCCCCAAATGGCCCCCCAGCCAAGGCCAGAGCCGCCTGCCCACCTGCTGGGCCCAGTGCTGCCTCAGCCGGTCCAGCATGCTGGGCACCGTGATCCTGCTGCTGGCCCTGCTCCCAGGGACGACCACCGTGCCCAGCGAGCCAGCTG CGTCCCTGTTCCCCGCGGCGCCAGGGCCCAGGCTGCGCCGACCCCTTTTCAGTCTGGAGCTGTCGGATGCGGAGGACGCCTTCCCGCGCCGCGCGGGGCCGCTGGAGGTCCCGGCCGACAGCCGCGTGTTCGTGCAG GCGGCCCTGGCCCGTCCCTCCCCGCGCTGGGGCATGGCCCTGCACCGCTGCTCGGTGACACCATCCTCACGCCCGACCCCGGGCCCCGCTCTGGCGCTGCTGCGCGGGGGCTGTTCCGCCGACTCCTCGGTCACCTTCCCGACACCGCGGCCGCTCCCAGGTGCCGCTCGCCCCGCGCGCTTCAGCTTCCGCCTGCGCCCGGTCTTCAACGCCTCTGTGCAGTTCCTGCACTGCCAGCTGAGCCGCTGCCGCCGCTTCCGGGGAGCCCGCCAGTCGCCTGCGCCTCTGACGCTGTCTCCACCGTCGCCG tgtCTGCCTCAGGATGAGGCGTGCGCGGGCGCCGGCAGTGGCCGCGATGAGAGTCTGGGTGCCGACAGCCCTCACCTGCACACGCTGACGCAGCCCATCGTGGTCACGGTGCCGCGGCTGCCCCCCAGTGAGCACGCAGTAGTCCTCAGCGGGGGTCTCTGGGGTCGGGAAGGGGGATGGCGAGGACATCTGAGGCATGAGCCCAGTCTCTGCGTTGTACTCCTCACAGGGCCACCCAAGGGCGTCCCCGGCACAGCCGTGCGACCCGAGCCTCCCGCGCCGGCCCCGGGGGTCCTGGAGCCCGCGCCGGTGGTAGCACTTGTGTTGGCCGCCTTCGTGCTGGGCGCCGCTCTGGCCGCCGGGCTCGGCCTCGTCTGCGCTCACTCAGGTACCAACCTGGGTCCGCCGGGATCTCCGCCTGGCCCCCAGCCTATTCCCACGAGTCCGGACCCCTGGTCGCGGCGATCCCAGCCTGCTCGGGCCTGA
- the TGFBR3L gene encoding transforming growth factor-beta receptor type 3-like protein isoform X2 yields the protein MSAHQCAAPAPCLPKWPPSQGQSRLPTCWAQCCLSRSSMLGTVILLLALLPGTTTVPSEPAASLFPAAPGPRLRRPLFSLELSDAEDAFPRRAGPLEVPADSRVFVQAALARPSPRWGMALHRCSVTPSSRPTPGPALALLRGGCSADSSVTFPTPRPLPGAARPARFSFRLRPVFNASVQFLHCQLSRCRRFRGARQSPAPLTLSPPSPCLPQDEACAGAGSGRDESLGADSPHLHTLTQPIVVTVPRLPPRPPKGVPGTAVRPEPPAPAPGVLEPAPVVALVLAAFVLGAALAAGLGLVCAHSGTNLGPPGSPPGPQPIPTSPDPWSRRSQPARA from the exons ATGTCGGCCCATCAGTGTGCCGCCCCCGCTCCCTGCCTCCCCAAATGGCCCCCCAGCCAAGGCCAGAGCCGCCTGCCCACCTGCTGGGCCCAGTGCTGCCTCAGCCGGTCCAGCATGCTGGGCACCGTGATCCTGCTGCTGGCCCTGCTCCCAGGGACGACCACCGTGCCCAGCGAGCCAGCTG CGTCCCTGTTCCCCGCGGCGCCAGGGCCCAGGCTGCGCCGACCCCTTTTCAGTCTGGAGCTGTCGGATGCGGAGGACGCCTTCCCGCGCCGCGCGGGGCCGCTGGAGGTCCCGGCCGACAGCCGCGTGTTCGTGCAG GCGGCCCTGGCCCGTCCCTCCCCGCGCTGGGGCATGGCCCTGCACCGCTGCTCGGTGACACCATCCTCACGCCCGACCCCGGGCCCCGCTCTGGCGCTGCTGCGCGGGGGCTGTTCCGCCGACTCCTCGGTCACCTTCCCGACACCGCGGCCGCTCCCAGGTGCCGCTCGCCCCGCGCGCTTCAGCTTCCGCCTGCGCCCGGTCTTCAACGCCTCTGTGCAGTTCCTGCACTGCCAGCTGAGCCGCTGCCGCCGCTTCCGGGGAGCCCGCCAGTCGCCTGCGCCTCTGACGCTGTCTCCACCGTCGCCG tgtCTGCCTCAGGATGAGGCGTGCGCGGGCGCCGGCAGTGGCCGCGATGAGAGTCTGGGTGCCGACAGCCCTCACCTGCACACGCTGACGCAGCCCATCGTGGTCACGGTGCCGCGGCTGCCCCCCA GGCCACCCAAGGGCGTCCCCGGCACAGCCGTGCGACCCGAGCCTCCCGCGCCGGCCCCGGGGGTCCTGGAGCCCGCGCCGGTGGTAGCACTTGTGTTGGCCGCCTTCGTGCTGGGCGCCGCTCTGGCCGCCGGGCTCGGCCTCGTCTGCGCTCACTCAGGTACCAACCTGGGTCCGCCGGGATCTCCGCCTGGCCCCCAGCCTATTCCCACGAGTCCGGACCCCTGGTCGCGGCGATCCCAGCCTGCTCGGGCCTGA
- the MAP2K7 gene encoding dual specificity mitogen-activated protein kinase kinase 7 isoform X1 produces the protein MAASSLEQKLSRLEAKLKQENREARRRIDLNLDISPQRPRPIIVITLSPAPAPSQRAALQLPLANDGGSRSPSSESSPQHPTPPARPRHMLGLPSTLFTPRSMESIEIDQKLQEIMKQTGYLTIGGQRYQAEINDLENLGEMGSGTCGQVWKMRFRKTGHVIAVKQMRRSGNKEENKRILMDLDVVLKSHDCPYIVQCFGTFITNTDVFIAMELMGTCAEKLKKRMQGPIPERILGKMTVAIVKALYYLKEKHGVIHRDVKPSNILLDERGQIKLCDFGISGRLVDSKAKTRSAGCAAYMAPERIDPPDPTKPDYDIRADVWSLGISLVELATGQFPYKNCKTDFEVLTKVLQEEPPLLPGHMGFSGDFQSFVKDCLTKDHRKRPKYNKLLEHSFIKRYETLEVDVASWFKDVMAKTESPRASGVLSQHHLPFFR, from the exons ATGGCGGCGTCCTCCCTGGAGCAGAAGCTGTCCCGCCTGGAAGCAAAGCTGAAGCAGGAGAACCGCGAGGCCCGGCGGAGGATCGACCTCAACCTGGATATCAGCCCCCAGCGGCCCAGGCCCA TTATTGTGATCACTCTaagccctgctcctgccccgTCCCAACGAGCAG CCCTGCAGCTCCCACTGGCCAATGATGGGGGCAGCCGCTCACCGTCCTCCGAGAGCTCCCCACAGCACCCCAcgcccccggcccggccccgccACATGCTGGGGCTCCCGTCAACCTTGTTCACACCCCGCAGCATGGAGAG CATCGAGATTGACCAGAAGCTGCAGGAGATCATGAAGCAGACGGGCTACCTGACCATTGGGGGCCAG CGCTACCAGGCGGAAATCAACGACCTGGAGAACCTGGGGGAGATGGGCAGCGGCACCTGTGGCCAGGTGTGGAAGATGCGTTTCCGGAAGACGGGGCACGTCATCGCTGTCAAG CAAATGCGGCGCTCGGGGAACAAGGAAGAGAACAAGCGGATCCTCATGGACCTGGACGTGGTGCTCAAGAGCCACGACTGCCCCTACATTGTGCAGTGCTTCGGGACCTTCATCACCAAC ACGGACGTCTTCATTGCCATGGAGCTCATGGGCACATGCGCCGAGAAGCTCAAGAAGCGGATGCAGGGCCCTATCCCTGAGCGGATCCTGGGCAAGATGACGGTGGCG ATCGTGAAGGCACTCTACTACCTGAAGGAGAAGCACGGCGTGATCCACCGGGACGTCAAGCCCTCCAACATCCTGCTAGATGAGCGGGGCCAGATCAAGCTCTGCGACTTCGGCATCAGCGGCCGCCTCGTTGACTCCAAAGCCAAAACGCGGAGCGCAGGTTGCGCTGCCTACATGGCA CCTGAGCGCATCGACCCCCCAGACCCCACCAAGCCCGACTACGACATCCGGGCCGATGTGTGGAGCCTGGGCATCTCCTTG GTGGAGCTGGCGACGGGACAGTTTCCCTACAAGAACTGCAAGACGGACTTTGAGGTCCTCACCAAAGTCCTACAGGAAGAACCCCCGCTCTTGCCCGGTCACATGGGCTTCTCGGGGGACTTTCAGTCCTTCGTCAAAGActg ccTTACTAAAGATCACAGGAAGAGACCAAAGTATAATAAGCTACTT GAACACAGCTTCATCAAGCGCTACGAGACGCTGGAGGTGGACGTGGCATCCTGGTTCAAGGATGTCATGGCGAAGACCGAGTCGCCGCGGGCGAGCGGGGTCCTGAGCCAGCACCACCTGCCCTTCTTCAGGTAG
- the MAP2K7 gene encoding dual specificity mitogen-activated protein kinase kinase 7 isoform X2, which translates to MAASSLEQKLSRLEAKLKQENREARRRIDLNLDISPQRPRPTLQLPLANDGGSRSPSSESSPQHPTPPARPRHMLGLPSTLFTPRSMESIEIDQKLQEIMKQTGYLTIGGQRYQAEINDLENLGEMGSGTCGQVWKMRFRKTGHVIAVKQMRRSGNKEENKRILMDLDVVLKSHDCPYIVQCFGTFITNTDVFIAMELMGTCAEKLKKRMQGPIPERILGKMTVAIVKALYYLKEKHGVIHRDVKPSNILLDERGQIKLCDFGISGRLVDSKAKTRSAGCAAYMAPERIDPPDPTKPDYDIRADVWSLGISLVELATGQFPYKNCKTDFEVLTKVLQEEPPLLPGHMGFSGDFQSFVKDCLTKDHRKRPKYNKLLEHSFIKRYETLEVDVASWFKDVMAKTESPRASGVLSQHHLPFFR; encoded by the exons ATGGCGGCGTCCTCCCTGGAGCAGAAGCTGTCCCGCCTGGAAGCAAAGCTGAAGCAGGAGAACCGCGAGGCCCGGCGGAGGATCGACCTCAACCTGGATATCAGCCCCCAGCGGCCCAGGCCCA CCCTGCAGCTCCCACTGGCCAATGATGGGGGCAGCCGCTCACCGTCCTCCGAGAGCTCCCCACAGCACCCCAcgcccccggcccggccccgccACATGCTGGGGCTCCCGTCAACCTTGTTCACACCCCGCAGCATGGAGAG CATCGAGATTGACCAGAAGCTGCAGGAGATCATGAAGCAGACGGGCTACCTGACCATTGGGGGCCAG CGCTACCAGGCGGAAATCAACGACCTGGAGAACCTGGGGGAGATGGGCAGCGGCACCTGTGGCCAGGTGTGGAAGATGCGTTTCCGGAAGACGGGGCACGTCATCGCTGTCAAG CAAATGCGGCGCTCGGGGAACAAGGAAGAGAACAAGCGGATCCTCATGGACCTGGACGTGGTGCTCAAGAGCCACGACTGCCCCTACATTGTGCAGTGCTTCGGGACCTTCATCACCAAC ACGGACGTCTTCATTGCCATGGAGCTCATGGGCACATGCGCCGAGAAGCTCAAGAAGCGGATGCAGGGCCCTATCCCTGAGCGGATCCTGGGCAAGATGACGGTGGCG ATCGTGAAGGCACTCTACTACCTGAAGGAGAAGCACGGCGTGATCCACCGGGACGTCAAGCCCTCCAACATCCTGCTAGATGAGCGGGGCCAGATCAAGCTCTGCGACTTCGGCATCAGCGGCCGCCTCGTTGACTCCAAAGCCAAAACGCGGAGCGCAGGTTGCGCTGCCTACATGGCA CCTGAGCGCATCGACCCCCCAGACCCCACCAAGCCCGACTACGACATCCGGGCCGATGTGTGGAGCCTGGGCATCTCCTTG GTGGAGCTGGCGACGGGACAGTTTCCCTACAAGAACTGCAAGACGGACTTTGAGGTCCTCACCAAAGTCCTACAGGAAGAACCCCCGCTCTTGCCCGGTCACATGGGCTTCTCGGGGGACTTTCAGTCCTTCGTCAAAGActg ccTTACTAAAGATCACAGGAAGAGACCAAAGTATAATAAGCTACTT GAACACAGCTTCATCAAGCGCTACGAGACGCTGGAGGTGGACGTGGCATCCTGGTTCAAGGATGTCATGGCGAAGACCGAGTCGCCGCGGGCGAGCGGGGTCCTGAGCCAGCACCACCTGCCCTTCTTCAGGTAG
- the TGFBR3L gene encoding transforming growth factor-beta receptor type 3-like protein isoform X3 yields the protein MSAHQCAAPAPCLPKWPPSQGQSRLPTCWAQCCLSRSSMLGTVILLLALLPGTTTVPSEPAASLFPAAPGPRLRRPLFSLELSDAEDAFPRRAGPLEVPADSRVFVQAALARPSPRWGMALHRCSVTPSSRPTPGPALALLRGGCSADSSVTFPTPRPLPGAARPARFSFRLRPVFNASVQFLHCQLSRCRRFRGARQSPAPLTLSPPSPCLPQDEACAGAGSGRDESLGADSPHLHTLTQPIVVTVPRLPPRPPKGVPGTAVRPEPPAPAPGVLEPAPVVALVLAAFVLGAALAAGLGLVCAHSAPPPPGPPPRASPSGPPPRRPQ from the exons ATGTCGGCCCATCAGTGTGCCGCCCCCGCTCCCTGCCTCCCCAAATGGCCCCCCAGCCAAGGCCAGAGCCGCCTGCCCACCTGCTGGGCCCAGTGCTGCCTCAGCCGGTCCAGCATGCTGGGCACCGTGATCCTGCTGCTGGCCCTGCTCCCAGGGACGACCACCGTGCCCAGCGAGCCAGCTG CGTCCCTGTTCCCCGCGGCGCCAGGGCCCAGGCTGCGCCGACCCCTTTTCAGTCTGGAGCTGTCGGATGCGGAGGACGCCTTCCCGCGCCGCGCGGGGCCGCTGGAGGTCCCGGCCGACAGCCGCGTGTTCGTGCAG GCGGCCCTGGCCCGTCCCTCCCCGCGCTGGGGCATGGCCCTGCACCGCTGCTCGGTGACACCATCCTCACGCCCGACCCCGGGCCCCGCTCTGGCGCTGCTGCGCGGGGGCTGTTCCGCCGACTCCTCGGTCACCTTCCCGACACCGCGGCCGCTCCCAGGTGCCGCTCGCCCCGCGCGCTTCAGCTTCCGCCTGCGCCCGGTCTTCAACGCCTCTGTGCAGTTCCTGCACTGCCAGCTGAGCCGCTGCCGCCGCTTCCGGGGAGCCCGCCAGTCGCCTGCGCCTCTGACGCTGTCTCCACCGTCGCCG tgtCTGCCTCAGGATGAGGCGTGCGCGGGCGCCGGCAGTGGCCGCGATGAGAGTCTGGGTGCCGACAGCCCTCACCTGCACACGCTGACGCAGCCCATCGTGGTCACGGTGCCGCGGCTGCCCCCCA GGCCACCCAAGGGCGTCCCCGGCACAGCCGTGCGACCCGAGCCTCCCGCGCCGGCCCCGGGGGTCCTGGAGCCCGCGCCGGTGGTAGCACTTGTGTTGGCCGCCTTCGTGCTGGGCGCCGCTCTGGCCGCCGGGCTCGGCCTCGTCTGCGCTCACTCAG cgcccccgccccccggcccacCCCCGAGAGCCTCGCCCAGCGGCCCACCGCCCAGGAGGCCCCAGTGA